From the genome of Vicia villosa cultivar HV-30 ecotype Madison, WI linkage group LG2, Vvil1.0, whole genome shotgun sequence, one region includes:
- the LOC131648161 gene encoding transcription factor TCP4-like, whose protein sequence is MGMKSTGGEIVQVQGGHIVRATGRKDRHSKVYTAKGPRDRRVRLSAHTAIQFYDVQDRLGYDRPSKAVDWLIKKAKSAIDKLDELPPWNPIQNAAQEFQEEENNNNNGLESSEMVVAAENSESSGYNLQQNHNHSGFIQSSIDNDAIAFFPTSSVGDSMNFQNYSSDIISRTNNSTQDLGLSLHSFQDNSGSNDQTLFSGSTHVGFDGNYHRIVNWNNDHHGTETDMNMNMNMNRTGFMVNNSPAPFLGQGSAFSAHRGTLQSSFSPSLRPWNDIPMADSSVDHHNQKSQQQVHHGSIFGSRFLSDALTGFGIPARIQGEDGVGSDQPSSSSNSHH, encoded by the coding sequence ATGGGAATGAAGAGTACTGGTGGAGAAATAGTTCAAGTTCAAGGAGGTCACATTGTTAGAGCAACTGGCAGAAAAGATAGACATAGCAAGGTATACACTGCGAAAGGCCCTCGCGATCGGCGCGTTCGATTATCAGCGCATACCGCGATACAGTTCTACGATGTTCAAGATCGGCTCGGCTACGATAGGCCGAGTAAAGCGGTTGATTGGCTTATCAAGAAGGCTAAGTCTGCTATTGATAAGCTTGATGAGCTTCCTCCATGGAATCCAATTCAAAATGCAGCACAGGAGTTTCAAGAGGAAGAGAATAATAACAATAATGGTTTAGAATCAAGTGAAATGGTTGTTGCTGCAGAAAATTCAGAATCTTCTGGTTACAATTTGCAGCAGAATCATAACCATTCAGGTTTCATTCAATCAAGTATTGATAATGATGCTATAGCGTTTTTTCCGACGAGTTCCGTTGGCGATTCGATGAATTTTCAGAACTACTCTTCTGATATAATCTCAAGAACAAACAATTCAACACAGGATCTTGGTCTTTCTCTTCATTCATTCCAGGACAATTCAGGTTCTAATGATCAAACACTTTTTTCTGGTTCAACTCATGTTGGATTTGATGGTAATTATCATAGGATTGTGAATTGGAACAATGATCATCATGGAACAGAAACtgatatgaatatgaatatgaatatgaatagaACAGGTTTCATGGTTAATAATTCGCCTGCGCCGTTTCTAGGCCAAGGTTCGGCCTTTTCCGCCCATAGGGGGACCCTTCAGTCCAGTTTTTCGCCTTCGCTTCGTCCTTGGAATGATATTCCAATGGCGGATTCGTCCGTGGATCATCATAACCAGAAATCTCAACAACAGGTTCACCATGGTTCAATCTTTGGTAGCAGGTTTTTGTCTGATGCTTTGACAGGTTTCGGTATTCCTGCTAGAATTCAAGGAGAAGATGGAGTTGGTTCGGACCAGCCATCGTCGTCTTCTAATTCTCATCACTAA